A single Venturia canescens isolate UGA chromosome 1, ASM1945775v1, whole genome shotgun sequence DNA region contains:
- the Vha14-1 gene encoding V-type proton ATPase subunit F isoform X3: protein MSFQEDEIPIDPPKPKRLAHRHCEDVYDSKGKLLAVIGDEDTCVGFLLGGVGEINKNRQPNFMVVDKNTPVGEIEDTFKRFVKRDDIDIILINQNVAEMIRHVIDSHTQPVPSVLEIPSKDHPYDASKDSILRRAKGMFNPEDIH, encoded by the exons ATGTCGTTCCAAGAAGACGAAATTCCGATTGACCCTCCGAAGCCAAAAAGACTCGCACACAGACACTGTGAAGATGTTTACGACA GCAAAGGGAAGCTCCTCGCTGTTATTGGAGATGAG GATACCTGCGTTGGATTTCTTCTTGGAGGTGTTGgagaaatcaataaaaatcgacAGCCAAATTTTATGGTCGTAGACAAAA ATACTCCAGTCGGTGAAATTGAGGACACGTTCAAGCGTTTTGTGAAACGTGATGACATCGACATCATCTTGATTAACCAAAAT gtTGCTGAAATGATACGCCACGTGATTGACAGTCATACACAGCCTGTCCCTTCAGTTTTAGAAATCCCAAGCAAAGATCATCCTTACGACGCTAGTAAGGATTCCATTCTCAGACGTGCCAAG GGCATGTTCAATCCAGAGGATATCCACTAA
- the Vha14-1 gene encoding V-type proton ATPase subunit F isoform X2 — MRMSFQEDEIPIDPPKPKRLAHRHCEDVYDSKGKLLAVIGDEDTCVGFLLGGVGEINKNRQPNFMVVDKNTPVGEIEDTFKRFVKRDDIDIILINQNVAEMIRHVIDSHTQPVPSVLEIPSKDHPYDASKDSILRRAKGMFNPEDIH, encoded by the exons ATGAG GATGTCGTTCCAAGAAGACGAAATTCCGATTGACCCTCCGAAGCCAAAAAGACTCGCACACAGACACTGTGAAGATGTTTACGACA GCAAAGGGAAGCTCCTCGCTGTTATTGGAGATGAG GATACCTGCGTTGGATTTCTTCTTGGAGGTGTTGgagaaatcaataaaaatcgacAGCCAAATTTTATGGTCGTAGACAAAA ATACTCCAGTCGGTGAAATTGAGGACACGTTCAAGCGTTTTGTGAAACGTGATGACATCGACATCATCTTGATTAACCAAAAT gtTGCTGAAATGATACGCCACGTGATTGACAGTCATACACAGCCTGTCCCTTCAGTTTTAGAAATCCCAAGCAAAGATCATCCTTACGACGCTAGTAAGGATTCCATTCTCAGACGTGCCAAG GGCATGTTCAATCCAGAGGATATCCACTAA
- the Vha14-1 gene encoding V-type proton ATPase subunit F isoform X1, with product MEYEANVSKLMSFQEDEIPIDPPKPKRLAHRHCEDVYDSKGKLLAVIGDEDTCVGFLLGGVGEINKNRQPNFMVVDKNTPVGEIEDTFKRFVKRDDIDIILINQNVAEMIRHVIDSHTQPVPSVLEIPSKDHPYDASKDSILRRAKGMFNPEDIH from the exons ATGGAATATGAAGCAAATGTGTCAAAGTT GATGTCGTTCCAAGAAGACGAAATTCCGATTGACCCTCCGAAGCCAAAAAGACTCGCACACAGACACTGTGAAGATGTTTACGACA GCAAAGGGAAGCTCCTCGCTGTTATTGGAGATGAG GATACCTGCGTTGGATTTCTTCTTGGAGGTGTTGgagaaatcaataaaaatcgacAGCCAAATTTTATGGTCGTAGACAAAA ATACTCCAGTCGGTGAAATTGAGGACACGTTCAAGCGTTTTGTGAAACGTGATGACATCGACATCATCTTGATTAACCAAAAT gtTGCTGAAATGATACGCCACGTGATTGACAGTCATACACAGCCTGTCCCTTCAGTTTTAGAAATCCCAAGCAAAGATCATCCTTACGACGCTAGTAAGGATTCCATTCTCAGACGTGCCAAG GGCATGTTCAATCCAGAGGATATCCACTAA
- the boca gene encoding LDLR chaperone boca → MNGKFLKLCILTCLIIEIILADKPAGKKAKSWKDKDILDMTDADMERLLDQWEEGDDPLEPDELPEHLRPAPKIDMTQLDTSDPDNILRMTKQGKGVMMFVDVIPEKTPEEAEVIMKIWQGSLMNNHIIAERYPIDQKRSVFLFREGSQAVDAKQYLLEQPECKHITLEGQTFEPKRTAPNKEKDSKKKSKKPAKTEL, encoded by the exons ATGAacggaaaatttttgaaactgtGCATTTTGACATGTTTAATAATAGAGATAATTCTCGCGGACAAACCCGctggaaaaaaagcaaaatcaTGGAAAGACAAGGACATTCTTGACATGACTGATGCGGATATGGAAAGGTTGTTAGATCAGTGGGAG GAAGGCGATGATCCACTGGAGCCAGATGAGTTACCAGAACACTTGCGTCCTGCTCCCAAAATCGATATGACTCAG cTCGATACTTCTGACCCAGACAATATATTGAGAATGACCAAACAGGGTAAAGGAGTTATGATGTTTGTTGATGTCATACCAGAAAAAACTCCCGAAGAAGCAGAAGTTATAATGAAAATATGGCAAGGCAGTCTCATGAACAATCATATAATTGCAGAACG GTATCCAATCGATCAAAAACGCTCAGTATTTCTATTCAGAGAAGGTTCTCAAGCGGTAGATGCCAAACAATATTTATTAGAACAACCAGAATGTAAACATATTACATTAGAAGGTCAAACCTTTGAGCCAAAACGAACAGCTCCTAACAAG GAGAAAGACAGTAAAAAGAAGAGTAAAAAGCCTGCAAAAACTGAGCTTTGA